One part of the Candidatus Aquiluna sp. UB-MaderosW2red genome encodes these proteins:
- a CDS encoding quinone oxidoreductase — protein MRAVQIESHDGPEALILVEVPTPIINSTEVLVRNDFAGVNYIDVYQRSGMYPMSLPATLGLEGAGEIVALGDSVTDLKIGDRVAWGWAKNSYAEYVAISQDSAVIIPAGISTQVAGASMMQCTTAHYLATSVFQAKSGDTALVHAASGGVGLILCQMLSAKGVRVIGAVSNPEKEQLAKEAGASEIIRYDQVDFAAGVYDITKGEKCEVVYDGVGASTFEGSLQCLKPRGTLALFGAASGPVPPFDLQRLGGLGSLVITRPTIAHFISSKEELLWRTSEIFEDITSRKLKIQIGGIYDLEDAHQAHKDLESRATGGKLLLRI, from the coding sequence ATGCGGGCTGTTCAAATAGAGAGTCATGATGGGCCCGAGGCTCTTATATTGGTTGAGGTCCCGACACCAATAATCAACAGCACTGAGGTGTTGGTGCGCAATGATTTTGCCGGAGTCAACTACATCGATGTTTACCAGCGCAGCGGGATGTATCCGATGAGCCTGCCTGCCACTTTGGGTCTTGAGGGTGCCGGTGAGATTGTGGCCCTCGGTGATTCGGTGACGGACTTGAAGATTGGTGATCGCGTTGCCTGGGGCTGGGCTAAGAACAGCTATGCGGAATATGTCGCCATATCACAGGACAGTGCGGTTATTATCCCGGCAGGAATAAGCACCCAAGTTGCAGGGGCAAGCATGATGCAGTGCACCACCGCTCACTATCTAGCCACCAGTGTCTTCCAGGCTAAAAGTGGTGACACCGCATTGGTTCATGCGGCTTCGGGTGGGGTCGGGTTAATTCTTTGTCAGATGCTCAGCGCCAAAGGGGTCAGGGTGATTGGCGCTGTTTCAAATCCGGAGAAAGAACAACTGGCAAAAGAGGCTGGGGCTTCGGAAATTATTCGCTATGACCAGGTGGATTTTGCCGCTGGTGTTTACGACATCACTAAAGGGGAAAAATGCGAGGTTGTCTACGACGGGGTAGGAGCTAGTACTTTTGAAGGCAGCTTGCAATGCCTGAAACCACGCGGGACTCTGGCCTTATTCGGAGCTGCTAGCGGGCCGGTTCCGCCCTTTGATTTGCAGCGATTGGGTGGGCTCGGGTCTTTGGTAATAACTCGCCCGACGATTGCCCACTTCATAAGTTCAAAAGAGGAGCTTTTATGGCGAACCTCCGAAATCTTCGAAGACATCACATCTAGAAAGTTGAAGATTCAAATTGGAGGCATTTATGATCTGGAAGATGCGCATCAGGCTCACAAGGATCTTGAATCACGGGCAACCGGGGGCAAGCTGCTTCTAAGAATCTAA
- a CDS encoding cytochrome b5 domain-containing protein, with translation MFDTIAGLPVHPLAIHFAAVLIPLSALAFAVMIFFPRFRKAYLPLVLFALGFSVVLAFVAKESGQALAKRVGDPGLHAELGDILFPASIGLFAAGMAWYLLLRFNRPRWSLQIAASVSILAVAGVVGLTYFVGHSGAEASWASRIVASEGVPLVPTKDSAKPSVEGAILPEVVAAHSSPSDCWTVIDSNVYDLSSFVQKHPGGAQVLESICGTDGSAAFSNQHSGQRDPARELKGLLLGPLASQSKAPSASEPKATQPAAATNTDPSADSVVQLTSAAVSKHDKAASCWSVVDGKVYDLTSYISSHPGGASVLEQICGKDGSNAFRGQHGSSSEPNQALASLLIGPLVQ, from the coding sequence ATGTTCGACACAATCGCCGGTCTCCCAGTCCATCCCCTCGCGATTCACTTTGCGGCTGTGCTGATCCCTCTTTCGGCCCTTGCTTTTGCTGTCATGATATTTTTCCCACGGTTCCGCAAGGCCTACCTCCCGCTAGTTTTGTTCGCACTCGGATTCTCGGTGGTGCTTGCCTTTGTTGCAAAAGAATCTGGCCAGGCTTTGGCGAAAAGAGTTGGAGATCCCGGTTTACACGCCGAACTTGGCGACATCCTATTTCCGGCATCGATCGGACTCTTCGCGGCAGGGATGGCTTGGTACTTGCTGCTCAGATTTAATCGACCAAGGTGGAGCCTTCAAATCGCTGCATCAGTTTCAATTTTGGCAGTAGCGGGCGTTGTTGGCCTTACTTATTTTGTCGGACATTCAGGCGCGGAGGCATCCTGGGCTAGCCGAATCGTGGCAAGTGAAGGAGTACCCCTTGTTCCGACCAAGGATTCGGCAAAGCCTTCTGTCGAAGGCGCAATTCTCCCCGAAGTGGTGGCCGCACACAGTTCACCGAGTGATTGCTGGACCGTGATAGACAGCAACGTATATGACCTTTCTTCTTTTGTCCAAAAGCATCCAGGCGGGGCTCAAGTCCTAGAAAGTATTTGTGGCACAGACGGTTCAGCGGCTTTTAGCAACCAACATTCTGGGCAACGCGACCCGGCAAGGGAATTGAAAGGGCTTCTATTGGGTCCCCTAGCAAGTCAGAGCAAAGCTCCGTCGGCTTCTGAACCCAAGGCAACTCAGCCTGCAGCCGCCACAAACACCGATCCCTCGGCAGATTCTGTAGTTCAACTCACCTCGGCAGCGGTGTCAAAGCACGACAAGGCTGCGAGCTGCTGGAGTGTCGTTGACGGGAAGGTTTACGACTTGACTTCGTACATTTCCTCACACCCGGGAGGCGCAAGTGTTCTGGAACAGATCTGTGGCAAGGACGGCTCGAATGCCTTTAGGGGTCAACACGGTAGCTCTTCCGAACCCAACCAAGCCCTAGCCAGCCTGCTAATTGGTCCTTTAGTTCAATAA
- a CDS encoding DUF2256 domain-containing protein, producing the protein MSANAKTKNGFEPKICERCSRPFEWRKKWARDWESVKYCSEKCKR; encoded by the coding sequence GTGAGCGCAAATGCGAAAACCAAAAACGGCTTTGAGCCTAAGATTTGCGAGCGCTGTAGCAGGCCTTTTGAGTGGCGCAAGAAGTGGGCCAGGGATTGGGAGAGCGTGAAGTATTGCTCTGAAAAGTGCAAGCGTTGA
- a CDS encoding cryptochrome/photolyase family protein — MSDSFERILLIPFDHLNLERGVLKTANTKTDLILFVQSERMTSGRNWHKERLFFLISSAKHFAKKLEDMGFTVWFIEAPSTLEGISQAKKKLGDLPVVCAEPSSFRQYSQLKQASVEFVQNDFFLTSRELFRDWADSQKTFVMENFYRVQRVRLGILVKNGKPEQDRWNFDAENRLPPPKNYTWPERLSQERDEIDAAVAKALEYEPTDTWATTREGALRQLDHFLEHHLAGFGPYEDAVTLDEWSLHHSLLSPYLNNGLITAAEVVAAAVRKYELGAAPIASVEAFVRQIIGWREYINGMYWFLGADYQELNGLNAHRKLLPLFHDSSKTKMNCVSKVVEQVETRAWTHHIPRLMILSNLALVTGTNPQEFLDWMRESFVDASQWVMVPNIIGMGVHADGGKLMTKPYAAGGAYISRMTQYCKGCVYDPKKRVGEDACPFTTLYWDFLDRHKDEFKKNHRMSQQVFGLNRLSDLPELRVRAQEVLAGLSEGKI; from the coding sequence ATGAGCGATTCCTTCGAGCGGATTCTGCTAATACCGTTTGACCATTTAAATCTTGAGCGCGGTGTCCTAAAGACGGCCAATACCAAGACCGACCTGATTTTGTTTGTGCAGTCCGAGCGAATGACCTCGGGCCGAAACTGGCATAAAGAACGCTTATTCTTTCTTATTTCTTCGGCCAAGCACTTTGCTAAAAAGCTAGAAGATATGGGCTTCACCGTCTGGTTTATTGAGGCCCCCAGCACCTTGGAGGGAATTAGTCAGGCCAAGAAAAAGCTCGGAGACCTCCCGGTAGTCTGCGCCGAGCCTTCATCCTTCAGACAATACTCTCAGCTGAAACAAGCGAGCGTGGAGTTTGTGCAAAATGACTTTTTCCTAACTTCAAGAGAGCTGTTTCGGGATTGGGCTGATTCTCAAAAAACTTTTGTGATGGAGAACTTCTATCGAGTCCAAAGAGTCCGGCTTGGTATCTTGGTGAAAAATGGCAAGCCCGAACAAGACCGTTGGAATTTTGACGCAGAGAATCGCTTGCCACCGCCAAAGAACTACACCTGGCCAGAACGCTTATCCCAAGAGCGCGATGAAATCGATGCAGCTGTTGCCAAGGCTCTCGAGTATGAACCCACCGACACCTGGGCCACCACTCGAGAGGGTGCGCTTAGGCAACTGGATCATTTTCTAGAGCACCATCTCGCTGGCTTTGGTCCCTACGAAGATGCTGTCACTCTGGATGAGTGGTCCCTTCACCATTCACTCCTGAGCCCATATCTAAATAACGGCCTCATCACAGCGGCTGAGGTTGTGGCGGCAGCGGTTAGAAAGTACGAACTGGGCGCGGCCCCAATCGCATCGGTGGAGGCGTTTGTTCGGCAAATCATTGGCTGGCGCGAATACATCAACGGCATGTATTGGTTTTTGGGAGCCGACTATCAGGAGCTCAATGGTTTAAATGCGCATAGAAAACTGCTCCCGCTATTTCACGATTCGTCAAAAACTAAGATGAATTGCGTGAGCAAAGTGGTTGAGCAAGTCGAAACCAGAGCCTGGACCCATCACATTCCAAGGCTTATGATCCTGAGCAATTTGGCCCTTGTGACTGGAACCAACCCGCAAGAGTTTTTAGATTGGATGCGAGAGAGCTTTGTTGATGCCAGCCAGTGGGTGATGGTGCCGAACATTATCGGCATGGGCGTCCATGCCGATGGCGGCAAGCTAATGACCAAGCCTTATGCTGCAGGTGGTGCCTACATCAGCCGCATGACCCAATACTGCAAGGGTTGCGTTTATGACCCAAAGAAGCGGGTTGGGGAAGATGCTTGCCCATTCACCACTTTGTACTGGGATTTCCTCGATAGACATAAAGACGAGTTCAAGAAAAACCACCGAATGAGTCAGCAGGTATTTGGGTTGAACCGACTCTCTGATCTGCCGGAGCTCAGGGTGCGCGCTCAAGAGGTTCTTGCAGGACTCAGCGAGGGTAAAATCTAG
- a CDS encoding phosphoenolpyruvate carboxykinase (GTP) — protein MSLVDLKNWVGEVASLTKPDSVQWCDGSANELESIKYLLVRNGTFIKLNPELRPDSYLARTDPRDVARVEERTFICSESEQDAGPTNNWMEPSVMRTLMRESFLGSMRGRTMYVIPFAMGPIGSPLTQYGVEITDSPYVVASMHIMTRVSADVLKQIEKGAEWVPAVHSVGMPLIDDMGNKTKDVSWPCNPEKVYVVHYPETREIWSYGSGYGGNSLLGKKALALRIGSVMGRDQGWLAEHMLLIRVTSPEQKQYHLSAAFPSACGKTNLAMLQPSIPGWKVETLGDDIVWIRPDASGRLRAINPENGLFGVAPGTSANTNSAAIESMSYGTIFTNVALTKDGDVWWEGLSKVAPEGLIDWKGNQWEPDMGPAAHPNSRFCFPMSNTTTLCQDWEKPEGVELDAILFGGRRATNVPLVAKSYSWQHGVFMGATISSEQTAAAEGPVGKLRRDPFAMLPFCGYNMADYFDHWLSMGESSTPEALPKIFQVNWFRKGAEGQFLWPGFAENSRVIEWIINQLEGKNKGVATPVGIVPAEGELNLFGLAVSEQDLDELFEIDFESWSIEVESTRAFFAGFGKKLPMQLELELSSLESRLKGQVPSRSV, from the coding sequence ATGTCCTTGGTTGACTTGAAGAACTGGGTTGGGGAAGTAGCTTCTCTGACCAAACCCGATAGCGTGCAGTGGTGCGATGGCTCGGCAAACGAGCTGGAATCAATCAAATACCTGTTGGTTCGCAATGGAACTTTTATAAAGCTCAACCCGGAACTCAGACCCGACAGCTATCTTGCTCGCACTGACCCGAGAGATGTCGCGCGGGTCGAAGAGCGCACCTTTATTTGCTCGGAAAGCGAGCAGGACGCCGGCCCCACCAATAACTGGATGGAGCCGAGCGTGATGCGCACCCTGATGCGTGAATCATTCTTAGGCTCAATGCGCGGGCGAACGATGTATGTGATTCCATTTGCGATGGGTCCAATCGGTTCTCCGCTAACCCAGTACGGGGTTGAAATAACCGACTCACCCTATGTGGTTGCCTCAATGCACATCATGACCCGAGTCTCGGCCGATGTTCTAAAACAAATCGAAAAGGGAGCCGAGTGGGTTCCAGCGGTGCACTCGGTTGGAATGCCGCTAATCGATGACATGGGCAATAAAACCAAGGATGTTTCTTGGCCATGCAACCCAGAAAAGGTCTACGTTGTGCACTACCCAGAGACCAGGGAAATCTGGTCCTACGGATCCGGCTACGGCGGTAACTCGCTTTTAGGTAAGAAGGCCTTGGCCTTGAGAATTGGTTCGGTCATGGGCCGAGATCAGGGTTGGCTTGCTGAGCATATGTTGCTTATTCGTGTCACTTCCCCCGAGCAAAAGCAATACCACTTATCTGCCGCCTTCCCATCGGCCTGCGGGAAGACGAACCTGGCGATGCTGCAGCCTTCAATTCCGGGCTGGAAGGTCGAAACTTTAGGCGACGACATTGTTTGGATTAGGCCCGATGCCTCCGGCAGGCTAAGGGCGATAAATCCCGAGAACGGCTTATTTGGGGTAGCTCCAGGCACCTCCGCAAACACCAACAGCGCGGCAATCGAATCAATGTCCTATGGCACCATTTTCACGAATGTCGCATTGACAAAAGACGGTGACGTTTGGTGGGAGGGGCTCTCCAAAGTGGCCCCGGAGGGACTGATTGATTGGAAGGGTAATCAATGGGAGCCAGATATGGGTCCGGCCGCTCACCCCAACTCCCGGTTCTGTTTTCCGATGTCAAACACCACGACTTTGTGCCAGGACTGGGAAAAGCCCGAGGGTGTGGAGCTTGATGCCATCTTGTTTGGTGGCAGAAGGGCGACCAATGTTCCGCTTGTAGCCAAGTCTTATAGTTGGCAGCACGGTGTCTTTATGGGTGCAACTATTTCTAGCGAGCAAACTGCCGCTGCTGAGGGTCCGGTGGGAAAGCTGCGTCGGGATCCATTCGCCATGCTGCCATTCTGCGGTTACAACATGGCCGATTACTTTGACCATTGGCTTTCAATGGGAGAGAGCTCAACACCGGAGGCACTCCCAAAGATCTTCCAGGTCAACTGGTTTAGAAAAGGAGCCGAGGGCCAGTTCTTGTGGCCAGGCTTTGCAGAGAACTCCCGAGTTATTGAGTGGATAATCAACCAGCTTGAGGGCAAGAACAAGGGAGTCGCGACTCCGGTGGGGATTGTTCCTGCGGAAGGTGAACTAAATCTTTTTGGGCTAGCGGTCTCAGAGCAAGATCTGGATGAGCTATTCGAGATTGACTTTGAGTCTTGGAGCATCGAGGTTGAATCAACCAGAGCGTTCTTTGCGGGTTTTGGTAAAAAGCTCCCTATGCAGCTGGAGCTTGAGCTGAGTTCTCTGGAATCCCGTCTAAAAGGCCAAGTTCCGAGCCGGTCGGTCTAG
- a CDS encoding DUF305 domain-containing protein: protein MKSLRFLAITGTLLISGSFLTGCAMQMDGMDMSSSQSSENSGFSGMDVMFAQMMIPHHQQAVEMSTLAESRSLNPEVLAIAAKIKAEQDPEIDQMRSWLKAANSSETMAHSMGMDGMLSETEIAKLEGSSGVEFDQLFLAGMIAHHQGAIEMADMVVNSKNSEAAKLGADIIKMQTSEILELQALLSK, encoded by the coding sequence ATGAAAAGTCTAAGATTTCTAGCAATAACGGGAACGTTATTAATTTCCGGTTCTTTCCTGACGGGCTGTGCCATGCAGATGGATGGAATGGACATGTCCTCATCTCAAAGCAGTGAAAATTCTGGCTTCTCTGGGATGGATGTGATGTTTGCCCAGATGATGATTCCTCATCACCAGCAAGCGGTTGAGATGTCAACCCTTGCGGAATCCAGATCACTAAACCCCGAGGTGTTGGCGATAGCCGCCAAGATAAAAGCCGAACAAGATCCTGAGATTGATCAGATGAGAAGCTGGCTCAAAGCTGCCAACTCTTCAGAAACCATGGCCCATTCAATGGGGATGGATGGGATGTTGTCTGAAACTGAAATAGCGAAACTAGAGGGCTCTTCAGGTGTGGAGTTCGATCAGCTTTTTCTTGCTGGCATGATTGCCCACCACCAGGGAGCAATTGAGATGGCGGACATGGTTGTGAATTCAAAAAATTCTGAGGCAGCTAAATTAGGCGCCGACATCATCAAGATGCAAACTAGTGAGATTCTCGAGCTGCAGGCCCTGCTCTCCAAGTAG